The window CATATGCCAGTCTGTGCTTCAGCTTCTCGAGTAGCTTCTTCTTCTGCATAGCGATAAAGCTGTCTACTTGCTCTCGCTGCGCCCTCCATCTGTAAACGTACCAGCCTCTCTTAAGGTCCCTTACCCTGATTCCGCTTATAAGCGAGCGCCCGAATAGGTCGTAGAGCACCTTTCTTACGGTGTTGATCTTTAGCCCGGTCGCGCTTGCGATCTCTTCGTCTGTCGAGTCTTCGTTGTTCAATAGGGCTCTCGCTACCCTAATGTATTCTTCTCCTCCCAGTAGTCCTGCTATCTTAACCAGTGAGTCTTCATACTCCACCCTCATTTCGACCACCAAACTAGTCTTCCTCTAGGGACAATAC of the Nitrososphaerota archaeon genome contains:
- a CDS encoding transcription factor, giving the protein MRVEYEDSLVKIAGLLGGEEYIRVARALLNNEDSTDEEIASATGLKINTVRKVLYDLFGRSLISGIRVRDLKRGWYVYRWRAQREQVDSFIAMQKKKLLEKLKHRLAYEEQHEFYHCNNPGCPKRTFEQALELFFRCPTCGTTLTQVNNGEIIQLLKWKIQQIESEK